From Denitrovibrio acetiphilus DSM 12809, the proteins below share one genomic window:
- a CDS encoding ABC transporter permease — protein MNIFTIPVRNLKRKLMRTSILVAVFTVGILSVVMLYNVSETIGHSLEKKMTEFGANILIYPKTDSLNVSYGGFSLGNLSYEVEYLPEKETTEAIRGIDLNGNISAVAPKLIALTKFNDQNMAVTGVLWGEEKRIKSYWAVDGKMPESPEEAIIGYRAADLLGVSINTPIQIGTGTVTITGILQKTGTEDDNLVFADLHAIQQYTGKQNLINFVEVAALCSGCPIGDIVSQIQAKLPDTDINALQNVVKQRMTTINYVKRIVLLVSGVILIIACFMLSMFMLASVNERKKEIGILRAVGYSSSKIFIIFGFEALLIGILSGVLGYLGGYFSSMELLKRVDIAGSADITFDPLVMLVSVLFVGLLSVASSAVPALKATKIQPTEVFSQI, from the coding sequence ATGAACATTTTCACTATCCCTGTTCGTAATCTGAAAAGAAAACTGATGAGAACAAGCATACTTGTTGCAGTCTTTACAGTAGGAATCCTCTCTGTTGTGATGCTCTATAACGTTTCTGAAACTATAGGACACTCACTTGAAAAGAAGATGACAGAGTTCGGAGCCAATATATTGATTTATCCCAAGACTGACTCACTCAACGTCAGCTATGGCGGATTTTCGCTGGGAAACCTCTCGTACGAAGTGGAATATCTACCGGAAAAAGAGACCACAGAAGCAATACGAGGAATTGATTTAAACGGCAACATCAGCGCAGTCGCTCCCAAACTTATTGCGTTAACAAAGTTTAACGACCAAAACATGGCTGTGACTGGTGTGCTATGGGGAGAGGAAAAACGTATTAAAAGCTATTGGGCTGTCGATGGGAAAATGCCTGAAAGCCCGGAAGAAGCGATCATAGGTTATCGCGCAGCGGACCTCCTTGGTGTATCTATCAATACCCCCATTCAGATAGGCACCGGCACCGTAACTATAACAGGCATTCTTCAAAAAACCGGAACAGAAGACGACAACCTCGTATTCGCTGATCTACACGCCATTCAGCAATACACTGGTAAACAGAATTTAATTAATTTTGTTGAGGTTGCTGCGCTCTGTTCCGGCTGCCCCATCGGCGACATAGTTTCTCAGATTCAGGCTAAACTGCCGGACACAGACATAAACGCACTGCAAAATGTTGTAAAACAACGCATGACCACCATAAACTACGTAAAACGCATAGTCCTGCTGGTTAGCGGTGTGATACTCATTATCGCATGTTTTATGCTTTCTATGTTTATGCTTGCTTCTGTTAACGAACGTAAAAAGGAGATAGGTATATTGCGTGCTGTGGGGTATTCCAGCAGTAAGATATTTATTATATTCGGTTTCGAAGCGCTTCTGATAGGTATTCTGTCTGGCGTTCTCGGATATCTGGGCGGCTATTTCAGCAGCATGGAGCTTCTGAAAAGAGTAGACATCGCAGGTTCGGCAGACATAACTTTCGATCCTCTGGTAATGCTTGTTTCAGTGCTTTTTGTAGGACTGCTTTCCGTTGCATCTTCGGCAGTTCCAGCCCTTAAAGCAACAAAGATTCAGCCTACAGAAGTATTCAGCCAGATATAA